A region of the Peredibacter starrii genome:
TTTTTTAAAAGTTTCAGCAGTATATTTTCTGAATTTTTCCAATTCATCTTTGTGAATGAAAAGCGTATTGAGATGATTTTCGTAGAGCTTGGCAAACTTATCATCACTAATAGGATCACCATCGTGACTAAATTGAACCAGCTTATTATTCCTAGGAAGAAACACCTTCAACGAGAAATCGAGAACAGTACCAGGAGTAAGATCTACGACCTTGATCACCTGATAATCACGGAGCTCTGGAACCACTGAATAAATGGATTCTTCTTTTAGCGAGCGAAGAAGATCCGCCTTTTCCCAAGGTAAAAGATAGGCCTGAGTGAATCCATTTTTAACCAGGCGTTTTTTATCAAAGTCTTTTTTCTCGCTCGCAATGAAAAAGATCGGCAGCTCTTGATAATACATCCGAAGGGTCTGCGCGATTTCAAGCGTCGACATTTCACCTTGATGTGGATAACAAAGTATAAGGCTTGGTACCGGCTCGGACGGTTCCATTAATTTTTCCGAATCATACCCAACGATCTCAACGTTGTTGGCAAGAGTTTTCAACTCTTCTGGTATTGGATCTGAATTAGTGCCGAATACTAAAATGTTAAACATTTTTTTCCTCTGAAACTTTATGTAAAAACACCAGCTTCAGTTATATCAGCAAAACCAATTTCTTTTAGGATCTTTATCACTATTTTTTCTCTCCTATGGATCAAACATTTGTTTTACCATTTCAGATTAGTTTAAATCTTTGGTCTTCGCGAATCTTTGACCTTTATCACCTACAAGTCTTTTCATGTCAGATACTTCATCCAGAAGTAGATTAAATTGGAAGTACATTTCTTCGGCCGAATCACGAACAGAATTTTTAACACTCGAAAGGCCGTCCCAGCTTTTTCCAGATTCCGCGTGTAGAATATTTGCATCTAAAGTTAGTAGAGCAGCTTGAAAAGAGATGTTATCCATCACCTCTGTGATCTCTTCGATCCTCTTCGCAGACTTCGCCATACGAGACATAACTTTTAAAAGCTCTAGAATCTCTTGTTCGCCCTGCTCACTTCTAAGCCTCATTACTAACCTCCGGGTATGCAGTAAAAAATCTAAGTAGAAACTCTTACTCTGGCCTAAGACCATCCAAAGAAAAGCTCCTAACTGCTCCCATATTAGAGGGTTCCATAGTAGTTTCTACTTAATTTTACATTTTTTATAAGTAGAACTACGTAGCAAACAAAGTCTATTTAATGCCCCGCAAGTAGGTAGAAATACTGGTTTATTAAATCAAATCGTTACGCTGTTATCCTTTAGTAGTAAAATAGGAATGAAGTATCGGCGGGATTTTAATTCCGGAAAAAACTAGAAAATTTTGCCGTGATCAGGGCCTCTCACTGCCTCAATTTTTTCTCGTCTGATTAAGAAGATTACAATTCTTTAGCAAAAGAACCGGCTTGTTAAGAAACGCAAACGTAAATCGAAAACTGTTTTCAAGCTTCTTGATGATTGGTTTGATCAATCTACTGATCATTATTATTCTCATCGGTTTCGTCTATAGCAGCAGAAAACCCATTATTACCAATCGTGTGAAACAGCACATGACCTCTGTGAGAAATCTCACAAAAGACAAACTCACTCTCTATTTTGATGTTTTGAAATTAAAGGTCGTTGATGCCAGTGTTGAATTGAGCCAGGGAAAGAAACTGCCTCTTAATCAACCTGAGCTTGAATCTCTTATTGTTTTAAGAAACGGTGAGCCCAGTACCATTGCCGGAAGAGATCTAAAGTTCTCCCTCGAAAGTCTTCCCCAGCAGAATAAAACTTTCACGTCCTTCATGGATTCCTTGATTTTCATTCGAGTCAACGTAGGAAAAGAATCATTCCTGTGGTTTTTTAACAATACTGCTTTAAATAAACTTCTTGTTCCTCAAGAGGGACTTGGGAGTACCGGTGAAACATTTCTGGTGGGCAGAGATTTTAAAATCAAGAGTGCCTCTCGCCATGTTCCGAATGAAGAAATTGGGGAAATTAAGAACGACTCTGTGATTGATGGACTCTCTCATAACTCTGGAAATTTCGTAGTTCGTGATTATCGAAACGTCGAAGTGCTGAGTTCTTATACTCCGTTCATATATGATTCCCTGGAATACGTCTTACTGGCCGAAATGGACATCAGTGAAGTTCAAAGTCCCTTGCAAAGTTTGATTTTTCAGATGGCACTGGCAAGTTTTGCCATGTGTATCACTAATCTTCTCTGTTCATTGTTCCTGACCAAAAGGACCTCGAATGAATTAGAAGATCTTAACAATGAGATCAATAAACTCAACTCTCAAAAAGAAAGAAGTACTAATGAATCGGCCATTCAGGTTTTAAAGGCCCAAGAAGAAGAAAGGGAGAAAATTTCATTCACACTTCACGATAGTGTTGGTCAATATCTGACGGTCCTTAAGTGGGGTCTATCTCGCTTAAAAAAACGCACCCTGGATGTGGAGCACGAGCATATTGATAATCTTTCTAAGACCTGTGATGACGTCATTCATGAGATTCGTTCCATCTCTCACGATCTCATGCCAACT
Encoded here:
- a CDS encoding methyl-accepting chemotaxis protein yields the protein MRLRSEQGEQEILELLKVMSRMAKSAKRIEEITEVMDNISFQAALLTLDANILHAESGKSWDGLSSVKNSVRDSAEEMYFQFNLLLDEVSDMKRLVGDKGQRFAKTKDLN
- a CDS encoding sensor histidine kinase, which gives rise to MLRNANVNRKLFSSFLMIGLINLLIIIILIGFVYSSRKPIITNRVKQHMTSVRNLTKDKLTLYFDVLKLKVVDASVELSQGKKLPLNQPELESLIVLRNGEPSTIAGRDLKFSLESLPQQNKTFTSFMDSLIFIRVNVGKESFLWFFNNTALNKLLVPQEGLGSTGETFLVGRDFKIKSASRHVPNEEIGEIKNDSVIDGLSHNSGNFVVRDYRNVEVLSSYTPFIYDSLEYVLLAEMDISEVQSPLQSLIFQMALASFAMCITNLLCSLFLTKRTSNELEDLNNEINKLNSQKERSTNESAIQVLKAQEEEREKISFTLHDSVGQYLTVLKWGLSRLKKRTLDVEHEHIDNLSKTCDDVIHEIRSISHDLMPTLIKDFGCWYAIRDYFEKQKQIVPHEIEYIVNPDVETLKFTKEFDINLYRMVQEFFQNSLKHSQATNIKLGFLKKDDQLVLNYYDNGKGMDGNRPLPASLNYRAKLFGGEMMRVHYDKGLGFKVTFNLREILSETN